From one Ignavibacteria bacterium genomic stretch:
- a CDS encoding GTPase — protein sequence MARKNVLIMGAAGRDFHNFNVYFRNNKEYNVVAFTATQIPNIDGRVYPKELAGELYPEGIKIYDESELECLIDELEVEEVVFSYSDVPFNYVMTKASIVNAAGASFRLLGAEETQIKSSKPLISVLAVRTGSGKSQTSRKVVEVLRAAGKKVVAIRHPMPYGDLVKQKVQRFGSIEDLKLHECTIEEIEEYEPHIALGGVIYAGVDYGAILAEAEKEADVILWDGGNNDISFYKSDVTFTVVDPHRPGHEMTYYPGNTSLRMADCAIINKIDSADPKNILEVRNNIRKVNPKAKIIDGASPIFVDNPELIAGKRVLVVEDGPTLTHGEMAYGAGTIAAMNYGAKEIVDPRPYTVKSITATYQKYPKIGILLPAMGYGEDQMKDLEETINNTDCDAVVIGTPIDLGRILTINKPSTRVRYELQEIGAITVESILKEKGII from the coding sequence ATGGCTCGTAAGAATGTTCTAATCATGGGCGCCGCAGGGCGCGATTTCCACAACTTTAATGTTTATTTCAGGAACAACAAAGAGTACAATGTAGTTGCTTTTACAGCTACACAGATCCCGAATATTGACGGCCGCGTATACCCGAAGGAACTGGCCGGGGAGCTTTATCCTGAAGGAATTAAGATCTATGATGAATCGGAACTGGAATGCCTTATTGATGAACTTGAGGTAGAGGAAGTAGTATTCTCTTATTCAGATGTTCCTTTTAACTACGTTATGACCAAGGCCTCAATAGTTAACGCTGCCGGCGCATCCTTCAGGCTCCTGGGCGCTGAAGAAACACAGATCAAGAGCTCCAAGCCCTTAATCTCAGTGCTTGCCGTAAGAACCGGAAGCGGAAAAAGCCAGACTTCAAGAAAAGTAGTTGAGGTATTAAGGGCCGCTGGTAAAAAAGTTGTTGCAATCCGCCACCCCATGCCTTACGGCGACCTCGTTAAGCAGAAGGTTCAGAGATTCGGATCTATAGAAGACCTGAAGCTCCATGAATGTACAATTGAGGAGATTGAGGAATACGAACCGCATATAGCCTTAGGCGGCGTAATTTATGCAGGTGTTGACTACGGCGCAATTTTAGCCGAAGCTGAAAAAGAAGCAGACGTCATACTCTGGGACGGCGGCAATAACGACATATCATTCTATAAGTCGGACGTAACATTTACGGTTGTTGACCCCCACCGCCCGGGTCACGAAATGACCTATTACCCTGGAAACACATCGCTCAGGATGGCTGACTGTGCAATCATAAATAAAATTGATTCTGCAGATCCCAAAAATATTCTCGAGGTCAGAAACAACATCCGCAAGGTTAACCCGAAGGCCAAGATCATTGACGGCGCAAGCCCGATATTTGTTGATAACCCTGAACTCATTGCCGGCAAAAGAGTACTGGTTGTTGAAGACGGCCCGACACTTACGCACGGCGAGATGGCATACGGCGCCGGTACAATAGCTGCAATGAACTATGGCGCAAAAGAAATTGTGGATCCAAGGCCATATACCGTAAAATCTATTACTGCCACCTACCAAAAGTACCCAAAAATTGGTATTTTACTGCCTGCAATGGGATACGGTGAGGATCAGATGAAAGACCTTGAAGAAACTATTAACAATACGGATTGTGATGCGGTTGTTATCGGGACTCCTATTGATTTAGGCAGAATACTCACGATAAACAAGCCTTCAACCCGTGTGCGTTATGAACTCCAGGAAATCGGAGCCATTACGGTTGAAAGTATTCTTAAAGAAAAAGGGATTATATGA
- a CDS encoding antitoxin gives MKKSDKSEVDIIKSFENDEWKPVKDVEKNKAEYVRYAKNTGLKNKRINIRLSEKDLVNLKAKSLEEGIPYQTLIASIIHKYVHGKFREI, from the coding sequence ATGAAAAAGTCAGACAAAAGTGAAGTTGACATCATTAAGTCTTTTGAGAATGATGAATGGAAGCCGGTAAAGGATGTCGAGAAGAATAAGGCTGAATACGTGCGTTATGCAAAAAATACGGGGCTTAAGAATAAAAGGATAAACATACGACTATCAGAAAAGGATCTTGTAAACTTAAAGGCTAAATCTTTGGAAGAAGGGATACCTTACCAGACACTGATTGCCAGCATTATTCATAAGTATGTGCATGGGAAATTCAGGGAAATCTGA
- the glmS gene encoding glutamine--fructose-6-phosphate transaminase (isomerizing), producing MCGIVGYIGAKNCIPILLGGLKRLEYRGYDSAGVGILSQGKALVVKSVGKVTVLQDKLENLSISSSIGIGHTRWATHGVPNETNAHPHVNNENSLMIIHNGIIENYAALKETLKQSGYIFKSDTDTEVLAHLIDSFLSKGLKLFNSVRAALNEVEGTYGIAVISEQEPDKIVVAKKGSPLVIGIGNDENFIASDVSALVAHTQQVVYLEDGEVVEVYKDKFIAKDVTDREIEKKAQEITLKLDEISKGGFAHFMLKEIMEQPESICNSMRGRLVASEGTSKLGGVEEFADRLAQSRRIIISACGTSWHAGLVGEYMFEQFMEIPTEVEYASEFRYRNPLIYPDDTVIFISQSGETADTLAALKESKRRGALCIGVCNVVGSSIARESHAGVYIHAGPEIGVASTKAFTSQLIVLSLITLMIARKKRMSLIDGQNIVSEIEQIPDKIERILKLNDEIEKIAEEFKDAQNFLYLGRGYNFPVALEGALKLKEISYIHAEGYPAAEMKHGPIALVDRNMPVVFIAPKDSTYDKILSNIQEVKARQGRIIAIASESDDKIQDIVDYTIKIPDTIRMLMPILTVIPLQLLAYHIAVKKGLNVDQPRNLAKSVTVE from the coding sequence ATGTGCGGTATAGTTGGATATATTGGCGCAAAGAATTGCATTCCTATATTACTTGGCGGGTTAAAGAGGTTAGAATACCGTGGTTATGATTCTGCTGGTGTCGGCATTCTTTCCCAAGGTAAAGCCCTTGTTGTAAAAAGTGTAGGAAAAGTAACCGTTCTCCAGGATAAATTAGAAAATCTCAGTATTAGTTCAAGTATTGGCATTGGTCACACAAGGTGGGCTACGCATGGCGTTCCAAATGAAACAAATGCCCATCCGCACGTGAATAACGAAAATTCCCTGATGATTATTCATAATGGAATTATTGAGAACTATGCGGCTCTTAAGGAAACGCTCAAACAAAGCGGATATATTTTTAAGAGTGACACTGATACAGAAGTCCTGGCTCATCTGATAGACAGTTTTTTAAGTAAAGGCCTGAAGCTCTTTAATTCTGTAAGGGCTGCGCTAAACGAGGTTGAAGGAACCTACGGAATTGCAGTTATTTCAGAACAGGAGCCGGATAAGATTGTTGTAGCCAAGAAAGGCTCACCTCTTGTCATCGGCATCGGGAATGATGAAAACTTTATTGCTTCTGACGTAAGCGCGCTCGTTGCCCACACCCAGCAGGTAGTTTACCTGGAGGATGGGGAGGTGGTTGAAGTTTATAAGGATAAATTTATTGCCAAGGATGTCACTGACAGGGAAATAGAAAAGAAGGCGCAGGAAATTACACTCAAGCTTGATGAAATCAGCAAAGGTGGTTTCGCCCATTTCATGCTCAAAGAAATCATGGAGCAGCCGGAATCGATCTGTAATTCCATGAGGGGAAGGCTCGTAGCCAGTGAAGGCACTTCAAAGCTTGGCGGCGTTGAGGAATTTGCCGACCGTCTGGCACAGTCGAGGAGGATCATCATTTCAGCCTGCGGCACCTCGTGGCATGCGGGGCTCGTTGGTGAGTACATGTTTGAGCAGTTTATGGAGATCCCGACTGAAGTTGAATACGCATCGGAGTTCAGGTACAGGAACCCGTTAATATATCCTGATGACACGGTTATTTTTATTTCACAGAGCGGAGAGACGGCTGACACGCTTGCGGCCCTTAAGGAATCAAAAAGGCGCGGAGCCTTATGCATCGGGGTATGCAACGTTGTAGGCAGTTCAATTGCCAGGGAAAGCCACGCGGGCGTCTACATTCACGCGGGCCCCGAGATCGGCGTGGCCTCCACGAAAGCCTTTACAAGCCAGCTCATTGTTCTTTCACTCATAACGCTCATGATTGCGAGGAAAAAGCGCATGAGCCTTATTGACGGGCAGAATATTGTTTCCGAGATAGAGCAGATTCCGGATAAAATTGAGCGCATACTTAAGCTGAATGATGAAATTGAAAAAATTGCCGAAGAGTTTAAGGACGCACAGAATTTCCTCTATTTAGGAAGAGGATACAATTTCCCTGTGGCTTTGGAAGGGGCCTTAAAGCTCAAGGAGATCTCCTACATTCATGCCGAAGGATATCCTGCGGCTGAAATGAAGCATGGCCCTATTGCACTGGTTGACAGGAATATGCCTGTAGTTTTTATTGCTCCGAAGGATTCAACCTACGACAAGATCCTCAGCAATATACAGGAGGTAAAAGCCAGGCAGGGAAGGATAATTGCAATTGCCTCTGAAAGTGACGACAAGATACAGGACATAGTGGACTACACGATTAAAATTCCGGATACAATAAGGATGTTAATGCCGATACTGACTGTAATACCTTTACAGCTGTTGGCTTATCATATAGCAGTAAAGAAAGGGCTGAATGTTGACCAGCCAAGAAATTTAGCTAAAAGTGTCACAGTTGAATAA
- a CDS encoding nicotinate phosphoribosyltransferase, producing the protein MSQLYFNLGLQDKRVVFDHFFRKYPDYGSHKAGYCINAGLEWFIDWMQNSHFRNEEIEFLKSHKNAKGERLFKDDFLNWLKLNGNFQSLTIRAIPEGRCVHPNEPLTIVEGPLVMAQIIETALLNQLNFQTLIATKASRIKDISRNQPVLEFGARRGQDRGAVAAVRGALIGGADFSSNAGISYVLGYPPKGTHAHSMVQLFLSLGMSELEAFQAFADLYPDDCTLLVDTINTLESGIPNAIKVFEKLRSKGHIPQGIRLDSGDLAYLSVKVVKMLNQAGFTETKVVLSNELDEMNIWQIITQIGEEAQKEGMHPDEIINRLVYGVGTRLVTSEGEAALGGVYKLVAVENNDWIPVMKISESIEKIPNPGQKELWRIYDTSGKANADLITLKGENPRGLNEIHLIHHSDQSKSRTIKKSSSTEIENLLKVIFKNGKTVYEFPSIEQIRQTRENDLSRLDTGVKRLINPHTYHVSISPAMFEEKQKLQNEMKPHNPQAGFPFASKS; encoded by the coding sequence ATGTCGCAGCTCTACTTTAATCTTGGACTGCAGGATAAAAGAGTTGTTTTTGACCACTTCTTCAGAAAATATCCCGACTACGGATCCCACAAGGCAGGCTACTGCATAAATGCGGGACTCGAATGGTTCATAGACTGGATGCAGAATTCGCACTTCAGAAATGAGGAAATTGAATTCTTAAAAAGCCATAAAAATGCAAAAGGTGAAAGACTTTTTAAGGACGACTTCCTCAACTGGCTTAAACTTAACGGAAATTTCCAAAGCCTTACCATAAGAGCAATTCCTGAAGGCAGATGCGTGCATCCCAACGAGCCCCTTACAATTGTTGAAGGCCCCCTTGTCATGGCCCAGATCATTGAAACGGCGCTCCTGAACCAGCTGAACTTCCAAACCCTTATTGCCACAAAGGCCTCAAGAATTAAGGACATTTCAAGAAACCAGCCAGTCCTTGAATTCGGTGCCCGGCGCGGGCAGGACCGCGGCGCCGTTGCAGCCGTCAGGGGCGCTCTTATTGGAGGAGCCGATTTCTCCTCCAACGCAGGCATTTCCTACGTCCTCGGCTACCCCCCGAAAGGTACACACGCACACAGCATGGTACAGCTTTTCCTCTCTTTGGGCATGAGCGAACTGGAGGCTTTCCAGGCCTTTGCAGACCTGTACCCCGACGACTGCACCCTTCTTGTCGATACAATTAATACACTTGAAAGCGGCATACCAAATGCCATTAAGGTATTTGAAAAGCTCAGGTCAAAAGGGCATATTCCTCAGGGCATCCGCCTCGACTCGGGCGACCTGGCTTACCTTAGCGTCAAGGTCGTAAAAATGCTGAACCAGGCGGGATTTACAGAAACTAAAGTTGTGCTTTCCAATGAGCTGGATGAAATGAATATATGGCAGATTATTACGCAAATTGGAGAAGAGGCCCAAAAGGAAGGGATGCATCCGGATGAAATCATTAACAGGCTCGTCTATGGAGTAGGGACCCGCCTCGTTACCTCAGAAGGTGAAGCTGCCCTGGGCGGAGTCTATAAGCTGGTTGCCGTGGAAAATAACGACTGGATTCCGGTAATGAAAATCTCAGAGTCCATTGAAAAGATCCCGAACCCGGGACAAAAGGAATTGTGGCGGATTTATGACACATCCGGCAAGGCTAACGCCGACCTTATTACACTTAAAGGTGAAAACCCACGGGGCTTAAACGAGATACATCTTATTCACCATTCGGATCAGAGCAAAAGCCGTACAATTAAGAAAAGCAGCTCCACCGAAATTGAAAACCTGCTGAAGGTGATATTTAAAAACGGTAAGACTGTTTATGAATTCCCGTCTATTGAACAGATAAGACAGACGAGGGAAAATGACTTAAGCAGGCTTGATACAGGTGTTAAAAGACTTATTAACCCCCACACTTACCACGTTTCAATCTCCCCTGCCATGTTTGAGGAGAAGCAGAAGCTTCAAAATGAAATGAAGCCTCATAACCCGCAGGCGGGATTCCCCTTTGCTTCCAAATCATAA
- the arcC gene encoding carbamate kinase yields the protein MRKLAVVAFGGNALLRAGQVGTADEQEQNSYDTCKNLIELIKDGYNIVITHGNGPQVGSIYLRSEAGYSLYKIPKMPLDISVADSQGEIGYMIERQMRNLLIENHMDKKVLTVLTQVLVDKDDSAFAVPTKPVGPYYLKEEADLLSKTNNWLFKEDPRKRGWRRVVASPRPLDIINYELIGELAHEGHIVIAAGGGGIPVFLDEKKTFRPVEDAVIDKDLASALLASQIKADAFFILTDVAKVCLNFNKPDQVQLDELKLEDAKRYFEAGEFAAGSMGPKIMAAIKFVECSGKETIITEATQLHDINSGTKIVL from the coding sequence ATGAGGAAACTGGCTGTCGTTGCCTTCGGAGGCAACGCGCTTCTGAGGGCTGGGCAGGTTGGTACGGCTGACGAACAGGAGCAGAATTCATATGATACCTGTAAAAATCTGATTGAACTCATTAAGGATGGTTATAACATTGTAATTACGCATGGTAACGGCCCGCAGGTCGGCAGTATTTATTTGAGAAGCGAAGCGGGATATTCCTTATACAAGATTCCGAAGATGCCTCTGGATATATCGGTAGCAGATTCCCAGGGGGAAATAGGCTACATGATTGAGCGCCAGATGAGGAATCTTCTGATCGAAAACCATATGGACAAGAAAGTCCTTACGGTTTTAACGCAGGTATTAGTTGATAAAGACGACAGCGCTTTTGCGGTGCCTACCAAACCGGTAGGCCCCTATTATCTTAAAGAAGAAGCTGACCTGTTGTCGAAGACTAATAACTGGCTTTTTAAGGAAGACCCCAGAAAAAGAGGATGGAGGCGTGTTGTTGCCTCACCCCGCCCGCTTGACATAATAAATTATGAGCTGATCGGGGAGCTTGCCCATGAAGGGCACATCGTAATTGCAGCAGGAGGCGGGGGTATACCCGTTTTTCTGGATGAGAAGAAAACCTTCCGTCCCGTTGAAGATGCTGTAATTGACAAAGATCTGGCTTCGGCTCTTTTGGCAAGCCAGATAAAAGCCGACGCATTCTTTATCCTTACAGATGTTGCAAAGGTATGCCTTAATTTCAATAAGCCGGACCAGGTCCAGCTCGATGAATTAAAGCTTGAGGATGCAAAAAGGTACTTTGAGGCCGGGGAGTTTGCCGCCGGCAGCATGGGACCTAAAATTATGGCCGCAATCAAATTTGTTGAATGCAGCGGAAAGGAAACTATTATTACCGAAGCCACTCAGCTTCACGATATCAACAGCGGGACAAAAATAGTCCTTTAG
- a CDS encoding toxin gives MKYFSWNEDKNEWLKDERKISFEIIISQIEMGYLLDIIEHPNKEKYDDQKIFVVEYESYAYLVQFVEDSEKVFLKTIIPSRKATKKYLEG, from the coding sequence ATGAAGTATTTCTCGTGGAATGAAGATAAAAATGAGTGGCTTAAGGATGAAAGGAAGATTTCATTTGAGATCATTATAAGCCAGATTGAAATGGGATATTTGCTTGATATCATAGAGCATCCTAACAAAGAAAAATATGATGATCAAAAGATATTTGTAGTTGAGTATGAAAGTTATGCGTATCTTGTCCAATTTGTTGAAGATTCTGAGAAAGTATTCCTGAAGACAATTATTCCAAGCAGAAAGGCAACTAAGAAATATTTGGAAGGGTAA
- a CDS encoding multifunctional oxoglutarate decarboxylase/oxoglutarate dehydrogenase thiamine pyrophosphate-binding subunit/dihydrolipoyllysine-residue succinyltransferase subunit, with translation MDEQHLSDGHEILFEQFGSNFWYVADLYDSYLNDKSSVSEYWRNYFDNLATKKPVPGGKKQQAPPPVEKKTAELTQPATKREPPRGTQAPPPSGDHESYQLITGVGQRIIENMTGSLTIPTATSQRTISVKLLEENRRIINQFLQKTNQGKISFTHIVAYAIVRALRLFPSMNNSFSMVNGKPYLVKKDEVNFGLAIDIEKKDGTRSLIVPNIKGAGKMDFSDFRKAYDDVIKRSRTGKIEPSDFQGTTISLTNPGTVGTVSSIPRLMTGQGVIIAIGVIDYPAQYQAMSRSTIAELGIGKVMNITSTYDHRVIQGAESGLFLKLINDLLLGEENFYEDIFRDFNIPQKPVNYREDIPSKAYSALPGMDNVEKQARILQLINIYRVRGHLIANLNPLGMNSIYHAELDPANLGFTIWDYDRKFITGGLGEKETGTLREILDILQQTYCDKVGIEYMHIQHPEEKQWLQSKMEPIRNHFTFSPQEKKRILWQLVIAEEFEHFLHTKYVGHKRFSLEGSETVIPLLDYLINLSAEDGVQEIFMGMAHRGRLNVLANIIGKTYEKIFTEFEGNIDPDSVQGSGDVKYHLGASGEVKALNGKKMTVSVASNPSHLEWVNPVVEGIVRAKQKRANDTGRKIIIPLLIHGDAAFAGQGVVAETINLSQLKGYRTGGTIHLIINNQIGFTTDPAEARSSIYASDVAKMVQAPIFHVNGDDPEASLWITRLAYEYRQKFNKDVVIDLFGYRRHGHNEGDDPAYTQPVMYKHIKEHPSVKELYKQKLIAEKLLTSDEEINKRSNVNECLTESFDKSAHDTFDFYTDLPLAVPEEKLNEQKENAPTAVDKNEIIKVVEGITSLPQGFVANPKLARMLTKRRELIANPQLPMDWAYAEALAFGTLLLEGTPIRLSGQDSARGTFSQRHLILSDINTGEEVLLLNHIDQDQASMEALDSLLSEAAVLGFELGYSGADPLSLVLWEAQFGDFANSAQVIIDNFLVSAYSKWKLPNSLVLLLPHGYEGQGPEHSSARIERFLSLAAEDNMTICNVTTPAQYFHLLRRQIKDHMSRPLIIFTPKSLLRLPEARSILGELTSGKFSKVIDDLSAGDKSSITRLLLVSGKLYYDLLAHKSKNNLKDTAVVRLEELYPFPAEEINRLFNSYPNLKSVVWTQEEPKNMGAWSFILQRSEELSLQNRKLYYAGRTESASPASGSLKMHQKEQEELISKAFSL, from the coding sequence ATGGATGAACAGCATTTATCCGATGGGCATGAAATCCTTTTTGAGCAGTTCGGCTCAAATTTCTGGTATGTGGCCGACTTATACGACAGCTATCTGAATGATAAAAGCTCCGTCTCAGAGTACTGGCGGAACTACTTTGACAACCTCGCCACTAAAAAACCCGTTCCCGGAGGGAAAAAGCAGCAGGCGCCGCCTCCTGTAGAAAAAAAGACTGCGGAATTAACGCAGCCCGCGACAAAACGCGAGCCCCCGAGGGGAACCCAGGCTCCCCCGCCATCAGGAGATCACGAAAGTTACCAGCTCATTACGGGCGTAGGGCAAAGAATAATTGAAAACATGACGGGCAGCCTTACAATTCCTACCGCCACGAGCCAGAGGACAATTTCTGTCAAACTGCTCGAAGAAAACAGGAGGATCATTAACCAGTTCCTCCAGAAAACAAATCAGGGGAAAATATCTTTTACTCATATAGTGGCCTATGCAATTGTACGGGCCCTCAGGCTCTTCCCTTCAATGAATAATTCCTTTTCCATGGTAAACGGCAAGCCTTACCTTGTAAAGAAAGACGAGGTAAACTTCGGCCTGGCTATAGACATAGAAAAAAAAGACGGAACCCGCTCGCTTATAGTCCCAAACATTAAAGGCGCCGGGAAAATGGACTTTTCTGATTTCAGGAAGGCTTATGACGACGTAATTAAACGCTCGCGCACGGGCAAAATTGAACCATCCGACTTTCAGGGAACTACAATTTCCTTAACGAACCCCGGTACTGTGGGCACCGTTTCATCAATTCCAAGACTTATGACCGGACAGGGCGTCATTATTGCTATTGGCGTGATCGATTACCCGGCACAGTACCAGGCGATGAGTCGCTCAACCATAGCTGAACTTGGTATCGGGAAGGTCATGAATATTACGAGCACCTACGACCACCGCGTCATACAGGGCGCTGAATCGGGACTCTTCCTGAAGCTCATAAATGACCTCCTTTTAGGAGAAGAGAATTTCTATGAGGATATTTTCCGTGACTTCAATATACCCCAGAAACCTGTTAACTACAGGGAGGACATACCGTCGAAGGCATATTCGGCACTGCCCGGAATGGATAACGTGGAAAAACAGGCAAGAATCCTTCAGCTTATAAATATCTACAGGGTTAGAGGCCACCTGATTGCAAACTTGAACCCTCTCGGCATGAATTCCATATACCATGCGGAACTGGATCCCGCAAACCTGGGCTTTACAATCTGGGACTACGACAGAAAGTTCATAACAGGAGGCCTGGGGGAAAAGGAAACCGGAACCCTGAGGGAAATACTGGACATTCTTCAGCAGACATACTGCGACAAAGTCGGCATTGAGTATATGCACATTCAGCACCCGGAGGAAAAACAGTGGCTGCAGAGCAAAATGGAACCTATTAGAAATCATTTTACATTCAGCCCCCAGGAGAAAAAACGCATTCTCTGGCAGCTCGTAATTGCAGAGGAGTTTGAGCACTTCCTCCATACTAAATATGTAGGGCACAAGAGGTTCTCCCTTGAAGGCTCGGAAACCGTAATACCACTTTTGGACTATCTCATAAACCTCTCGGCTGAAGACGGAGTACAGGAAATTTTTATGGGAATGGCACACCGCGGGCGCCTTAACGTGCTGGCCAACATAATAGGCAAAACTTATGAGAAAATATTTACCGAATTTGAAGGCAATATTGACCCCGACTCAGTCCAGGGTTCAGGCGACGTAAAGTACCACCTCGGAGCCTCAGGAGAAGTAAAGGCCCTTAACGGTAAAAAAATGACCGTATCTGTTGCCTCAAACCCGAGCCACCTGGAATGGGTAAATCCGGTGGTGGAAGGTATTGTAAGGGCAAAACAGAAAAGAGCCAATGATACCGGACGCAAGATCATTATTCCCCTTTTAATTCATGGCGACGCCGCTTTCGCGGGCCAGGGTGTGGTGGCTGAAACAATTAACCTTTCGCAGCTAAAAGGCTACCGCACGGGCGGAACAATCCATTTGATTATTAATAACCAGATAGGCTTTACAACCGACCCCGCGGAAGCCCGATCCTCAATTTACGCCTCGGATGTGGCAAAAATGGTGCAGGCGCCGATATTTCACGTAAATGGCGACGACCCCGAGGCCTCGCTCTGGATTACACGCCTGGCTTATGAATACCGTCAGAAATTTAATAAGGATGTCGTTATCGACCTCTTCGGCTACCGCCGGCACGGACATAACGAGGGGGACGACCCTGCCTATACACAGCCTGTAATGTATAAGCACATAAAGGAACATCCATCAGTAAAAGAGCTCTATAAACAGAAGCTTATTGCTGAAAAGCTCCTTACTTCAGATGAAGAGATAAATAAAAGATCAAACGTAAATGAATGCCTGACTGAGTCTTTTGATAAATCAGCACACGACACATTTGATTTTTATACCGACCTGCCGCTTGCTGTTCCTGAGGAAAAACTGAACGAGCAGAAAGAAAATGCGCCTACGGCAGTGGATAAAAATGAAATTATTAAGGTTGTTGAAGGCATCACTTCACTACCCCAGGGATTTGTGGCAAACCCCAAACTGGCCAGAATGCTTACCAAAAGACGCGAACTTATAGCTAACCCGCAGCTTCCAATGGACTGGGCTTACGCCGAAGCCCTGGCGTTCGGGACACTCCTACTGGAGGGCACCCCGATCCGCTTAAGCGGGCAGGATAGCGCCCGCGGAACCTTCAGCCAGCGCCACCTTATTTTGTCCGACATTAATACAGGCGAGGAGGTGCTGCTCTTAAACCATATTGATCAGGACCAGGCCTCAATGGAAGCCCTGGACAGCCTCCTTTCAGAGGCCGCAGTTCTAGGCTTTGAACTGGGCTATAGCGGGGCCGACCCGCTCTCACTGGTGTTGTGGGAGGCTCAGTTTGGCGACTTTGCCAATAGCGCACAGGTGATAATTGATAACTTCCTCGTCAGCGCTTACAGCAAATGGAAACTGCCTAACAGCCTTGTACTCCTACTGCCCCACGGCTATGAAGGTCAGGGTCCTGAGCACTCAAGTGCAAGAATTGAAAGATTCCTTTCTCTGGCTGCCGAAGATAATATGACAATCTGTAACGTAACCACCCCGGCACAATACTTTCACCTCCTGAGAAGGCAGATAAAAGACCATATGTCGAGGCCCCTTATAATCTTTACTCCCAAAAGCCTCCTAAGGCTTCCTGAGGCGCGTTCAATACTTGGCGAACTGACCTCTGGAAAGTTCTCCAAAGTAATTGACGACCTCTCAGCCGGGGATAAAAGCAGCATTACAAGGCTTCTTCTTGTAAGCGGGAAGCTTTATTATGACCTCCTCGCTCATAAAAGTAAAAATAACTTAAAAGATACGGCAGTTGTGCGCCTGGAAGAGTTATACCCGTTCCCGGCTGAAGAGATTAATAGACTGTTTAACTCCTATCCGAATCTTAAGTCAGTCGTCTGGACTCAGGAGGAGCCCAAAAACATGGGAGCCTGGAGTTTTATCCTGCAGAGGTCCGAAGAATTAAGCCTGCAGAACCGGAAACTTTACTATGCCGGCAGAACTGAAAGCGCCAGCCCGGCTTCAGGTTCCCTGAAGATGCACCAGAAGGAACAGGAGGAGCTGATCAGTAAGGCATTTTCACTGTAG